In Humulus lupulus chromosome 7, drHumLupu1.1, whole genome shotgun sequence, the following are encoded in one genomic region:
- the LOC133792236 gene encoding uncharacterized protein LOC133792236 — protein sequence MGNLPVYKSSLEGKMIKCPFFGKGERAIESLGLVHSEVCGPVNVQGRGGYEYFVTFIDDYSRYSGGDYMDMQLQDHLVEHGILYQRTAPGTEGGMFYIPQDKKVFVSENATFLEEDYMSNFKPRSKVVLAELQSDLAIPINLIPSTQVDKNKNIPADLPQVTQVEINEEEQETKILIHTITIPRRSGRVSRTPIHYRMDCETNMVVGDTHDDDLFPFTQAIGSLAKDLWLEAMKHEMDSMYSNFVWDLTGHLSCSGSCEQIPVKSRKGTFDSGQALLEISLTN from the exons ATGGGTAACCTACCTGTCTACAAATCTTCTCTTGAGGGTAAAATGATCAAGTGTCCATTCTTTGGAAAAGGAGAAAGGGCCATAGAATCACTAGGGCTGGTTCATTCAGAAGTTTGTGGACCTGTGAATGTTCAAgggaggggtggttatgagtattttgtcactttcattgacgactaCTCGAGATACTC gggtggagactACATGGATATGCAGCTCCAAGATCATTTAGTTGAACATGGGATATTATATCAAcgtactgccccag GTACTGAGGGTGGTATGTTCTATATTCCACAAGataagaaagtgtttgtttctgaaaatgctacttttcttgaagaGGACTATATGTCTAATTTCAAACCTCGTAGCAAAGTAGTCTTGGCAGAATTGCAATCTGACTTAGCTATTCCAATTAATCTAATTCCATCAACACAAGTTGATAAAAACAAAAATATTCCTGCTGATCTTCCTCAAGTGACGCAAGTTGAGATTAACGAGGAAGAACAAGAAACCAAAATTCTGATTCATACAATTACAatacctcgtcgtagtgggagggtttctcgtaCCCCGATCCATTATCGTATGGATTGTGAAACCAACATGGTCGTTGGGGACACACATGATGATGATCTATTTCCTTTCACACAGGCAATAGGTAGTCTTGCTAAGGATctttggcttgaagccatgaaacatgaAATGGATTCCATGTACTCTAACTTCGTttgggatctt ACCGGACATCTATCATGCAGTGGGAGTTGTGAGCAAATACCAGTCAAAAGCAGGAAAGGAACATTTGATAGTGGTCAAGCACTTCTTGAAATATCTTtgacgaactag